TGTCGTCCCAGACCTAGCCTCTGCGGATCGTCTTCGCAACAGATAGGGCACGTTCCAGCGGATGCCGAGATGCCATCAGGCCGCAACGCGGGTGATTTCCGCGCCGCAGGCGTTGAGCTTGTCCTCAAGCCGCTCAAAGCCGCGGTCGAGATGGTATATGCGGTTGACGACGGTCTCGCCTTCGGCCGCCAGCCCCGCGATCACCAGCGAGACAGAGGCGCGAAGGTCCGTCGCCATCACCGGCGCACCGCGCAGGGACCTGACGCCGTCGACCGTCGCGACCTGGCCGTCAAGATGGATGTCGGCTCCGAGCCGGGCCAGCTCCTGCACATGCATGAAGCGGTTCTCAAAGATCGTCTCGGTGATGTGCGAGGTGCCCTTGGCCCGCGTCATCAGCGCCATGAACTGGGCCTGCAGGTCGGTCGGGAACTCCGGGAAGGGCGCGGTCATGACGTCGACCGGCAGGATGTCGCCGGCCTTGCGGGAAACGCGGATGCCCTTGTTGGTCTCGGTGATCTCCGTGCCGGTCTGGCGCAGGATGTCGAGGGCGGATTCCAGGAGGTCGGCGCGGGTGCCTTCCAGCAGCACATCGCCGCCGGTCATGGCGACGGCCATGGCGTAGGTGCCGGTCTCGATGCGGTCCGGCAGCACCCGGTGGGTGGCGCCGTGGAGGCTGTCCACGCCGTCGATGGTGAGCGTGTCAGTGCCGATGCCCTCGATCTTCGCGCCCATGGCGATAAGGCATTCGGCGAGGTCGCCGACCTCCGGCTCGCGGGCGGCATTCTCGATCACCGTCTCACCGCGGGCAAGCGTTGCCGCCATCATCAGCGTATGGGTGGCGCCGACGGAGACCTTCGGCAGGACGATGCGGTCGCCGATGAGGCCGCGCGGCGCCTTGGCGTTGACGTAGCCGCCCTCGATCTCGATCTCCGCGCCGAGGCTGGAAAGGCCCTGGATGTAAAAGTCGACAGGCCGGGTGCCGATGGCGCAGCCGCCCGGCAGCGACACCCGCGCCTCGCGCATGCGCGCAAGCAGCGGCCCGATGACCCAGAAGCTCGCCCGCATCTTGGAGACGAGGTCGTAGGGTGCCGTGGTGTCGACGATCTCGTGGGCGTTGAGATTGAGCGTCTGGCCGGCAGCACCGTTCTGGCCGGCGCGCTTGCCGGCGATGGTGTAGTCGACGCCGTGATTGACGAGGATCTCGGCGAGCTGGCGCACGTCGCGCAGGCGCGGCACGTTCTCCAGCGTCAGGGTCTCCTCGGTGAGGAGCGCGGCCGTCATCAGCGGCAGGGCGGCGTTCTTGGCCCCGGAGATCGGGATGGTGCCGTTAAGGGCGTTGCCGCCGATGATCTTGAGGCTTTCCATGAATGCTGTCCGTTTCCTGGATAAAAGGGCCGCTAAAGGGTCGGGGCGTTCGCCGACACTATGATGCCCGATGTGGCGTCAATAAGCCGGAGAATAAAGGGGTCAGCCGCCGCCGCCGGGCTTTTCCGCCGGGGTTTGCGCGTCGTCGTCCACCGGATGGCGCGCATCATCCGCCGGCGGGCCGGCCTTGCGGCGCCTGAGATTCTGGCGAAGAGCGTCGGCGAGACGCTTCTCGCGCTCGGCCCGCGCGTCGGATTTCTTCGGTGTGTCCCCGGTCATGGCCGAGGGTTTTAGGCGATGAGACGGCATCCGCCAAGCCCGCAGGTTCATGCAGCCTCGGCTCCGATCACAGGAGCGCTGCGAGGGCGCCGCTGGCGCTGCCGGTTCCCCTTGCATCGAACGGGAGGCTATGGCAGAAGAGCGCGGCGTTTGCGGCGCCCCGGCGCCATGCCGCACGGGCGGCACCGAAAACGCTGTTGCATCGGGACGAAATCTGTGGTTCCACCGCGGCTAGGCGCCGGCGGACGAGCCCTCAAGAGTCGCCCCGCGCCAACAAGCCCCAGATGGCTTGACGCCCGCCAAGGGCCGATGCCGCCGTAGCTCAGGGGTAGAGCACTCCCTTGGTAAGGGAGAGGTCGAGTGTTCAAATCACTCCGGCGGCACCATATTTCCGATCTCACGGCAGTTCGCATGCGCTCACGCCTCCGATGGCGCGGCCTGACCGGCCGGTGCCCGTTTGGCCTCGCGAACGCTTTGCGTTCGAACAGTCCCCATCGACGCACACCATTTGTCGGGGAGTGTCGGTTGCTCTGTACACACCTGATGACCAATCCCGCGCCGATCGAATGCCGCCACCGGGCTGCGGCTGGCCCGGCGCGAGATGTCGAACTGCCTGAACACTTTGAAAAAAAAAGCGCGATGCGGTGAATAGGAGCGCTATTCTCCGCAAATAATGCGTCGAATAGCCTTGCGTTCTGCGGTGAATAGATGCGATAATCTCCGCAGGAGATGCGTTGAATGATCCGCTATATTCACCAAGGAAAGGACTGGCCCGCTTTTCGCTGGAATGCAGAAAAGCTTTCAAGCCTGCTCGCCGACGTTCGCCACCGCCAGGGCCGCCTGATCGGGCGGATGGAAGCGCTCGGCTTTCCGCTTCGATCCGAAGCCGTTCTCAAGACCCTGACCGAAGACGTCCTCAAATCCAGCGAGATCGAGGGCGAGCGTCTCGACAAGGCGCAGGTGCGCTCCTCCATCGCCCGGCGTCTCGGTCTCGATATTGGCGGCCTGGTTCCGGCCGACCGGCATGTCGAGGGGATTGTCGAGCTGATGCTCGATGCCACCCAGACCTACGACGCACCGCTCTCCGCCGATCGGCTGTTCGATTGGCACGCGGCCCTCTTTCCCACGGGGCGCAGCGGCATGACCCGTATCACTGTCGGCGCATGGCGCGACGACAGCTCCGGCCCGATGCAGGTCGTCTCCGGCCCCTTCGGCAAGGAGAAGGTTCACTTCGAGGCACCGGAGGCCGGACGGCTCGACGCCGAAATGCGGGCGTTCCTCGACTGGTTCAATTCCCGGCCCGTGACCGATCCGGTCTTGAAGGCGGGGATCGCCCATCTCTGGTTCGTCACCCTCCATCCCTTTGACGACGGCAACGGGCGCATCGCCCGCGCGATCGCCGACATGGCCCTGGCACGCTCGGAAGGCACATCGCAGCGCTTCTACAGCATGTCGGCGCAGATCAGGGCCGAGAGAAACGCCTATTACGACACCCTGGAGCGCACCCAGAAGGGCGATCTCGATATCACCGACTGGCTGGACTGGTTCCTGGCCTGTCTCGGACGCGCCTTCGAAGGGGCAGAGGCGGTTCTGTCCTCAGTCCTCGGCAAGGCACGCTTCTGGGAAGCCCACGCGGCGGCCTCCTTCAATGACCGCCAGCGCGAAATGCTCAATCGCCTCATGGACGGCTTTGAGGGCAAGCTCACCTCGTCGAAATGGGCCAAAATCGAGAAATGCTCCCAGGACACGGCCCTGCGCGACATCGACGACCTGATCAGACGGAATATTCTGGTGAAGGATGCCGCCGGAGGGCGCAGCACGAGTTATTCGCTCGTTCCATAAGACGTCTCTTATACTCCGAGAGAGGCGCCAGGCGGGGACGCAACGCGCCCACCCAGCCCCTCAACTCGCCACCAGCCCCCGAGCCCGAAAAACATCCCGCGCCGCCTCCGTCGCCGCATCGTCGGGCGTTGGCGTATCCGCAAGGGCGTAGGGCTTGTTGAGTTCGGCCCATTTCGCCGCGCCCATCTGGTGGAAGGGGAGGACTTCGACGCGCTCGATAATGGAGCCGAGGCC
This genomic stretch from Rhodobium gokarnense harbors:
- the murA gene encoding UDP-N-acetylglucosamine 1-carboxyvinyltransferase; the protein is MESLKIIGGNALNGTIPISGAKNAALPLMTAALLTEETLTLENVPRLRDVRQLAEILVNHGVDYTIAGKRAGQNGAAGQTLNLNAHEIVDTTAPYDLVSKMRASFWVIGPLLARMREARVSLPGGCAIGTRPVDFYIQGLSSLGAEIEIEGGYVNAKAPRGLIGDRIVLPKVSVGATHTLMMAATLARGETVIENAAREPEVGDLAECLIAMGAKIEGIGTDTLTIDGVDSLHGATHRVLPDRIETGTYAMAVAMTGGDVLLEGTRADLLESALDILRQTGTEITETNKGIRVSRKAGDILPVDVMTAPFPEFPTDLQAQFMALMTRAKGTSHITETIFENRFMHVQELARLGADIHLDGQVATVDGVRSLRGAPVMATDLRASVSLVIAGLAAEGETVVNRIYHLDRGFERLEDKLNACGAEITRVAA
- a CDS encoding Fic family protein — encoded protein: MRYIHQGKDWPAFRWNAEKLSSLLADVRHRQGRLIGRMEALGFPLRSEAVLKTLTEDVLKSSEIEGERLDKAQVRSSIARRLGLDIGGLVPADRHVEGIVELMLDATQTYDAPLSADRLFDWHAALFPTGRSGMTRITVGAWRDDSSGPMQVVSGPFGKEKVHFEAPEAGRLDAEMRAFLDWFNSRPVTDPVLKAGIAHLWFVTLHPFDDGNGRIARAIADMALARSEGTSQRFYSMSAQIRAERNAYYDTLERTQKGDLDITDWLDWFLACLGRAFEGAEAVLSSVLGKARFWEAHAAASFNDRQREMLNRLMDGFEGKLTSSKWAKIEKCSQDTALRDIDDLIRRNILVKDAAGGRSTSYSLVP